A region of Takifugu rubripes chromosome 6, fTakRub1.2, whole genome shotgun sequence DNA encodes the following proteins:
- the crb2a gene encoding protein crumbs homolog 2a, with protein MEMPEITLNLKTLLLTMMMFKWGILCTATSEKCLSGPCQNGASCVDTVDDYACICPTGGVRYMGKNCDELYDACFFAPCENCTSTPGSTEYQCICTDGLSGDNCTEEIDECHSSPCSYPHSLCVDQLNGYFCRCPEGFGGRDCRAHVTDCIDGPCMNNGTCVLQPEGFECDCAPGFEGETCEEDINECLSDPCQNGAICTNGVAEFHCFCVPGFQGYNCELDINECASRPCENNATCINEKDHYECECLMGFAGVNCEIEINECESNPCWNGATCHDLVGIYACECVPGFDGPTCSLDVDECASEPCQNGAVCHDMVNSYNCDCSQTGFEGDLCDIDIPECDSNPCQHGGRCIDQVNGYICLCWPGYEGANCETDINECTEEPCENGECFERSDPSYWESDWELTFADLAGYICHCHPGFAGENCSVNIDECESEPCQNGATCEDQINAYTCLCSAGFQGELCEENIDECESQPCENGGWCEDGRASYSCHCPEAEAGQVPWGGLHCHVKLYGCVDHQCMNGAFCQPWLEEGQHGHTCLCPHGFYDDHCSTRTTFSFSTPGFMLLHAVPAESDHGELEHHVHPGFGVQLQFRTTIPNMLVFFRGDADSHLLLEIVNGGLQAKAFSEESEMNVRFTGLVSDGDWRGVHVFLDEDALVLVLKGSGCDRDGCKVTDVGVDGPFHPSESFSQVYIGGAPTELLMHSLSGTGFIGCMEDVMVDSKPFLPQTLPEDQRPELGCSKVDWCGADPCYGHGHCVDLWSSYQCDCFRPFYGKNCSHEFPSWTFSHEDTLSFSLFEVKKTFGSSFNVSFFLRSLKLDGLLFQLRRPTDREGQVYFSVYLGMGRIFVSSLPNGASLSAPVFVTTGEQKLLRIEVQKNQVIFEHAGLRYRIGRIPEVSVNNGDQAFIGGLPGNLDSDMWGGHYKGCLQDFRLNSVHLDMEAWDISGEEELNLASDTALIRVGCISDDTCKMEPCLNGGECSVTFNDFTCSCPEEFTGKTCETRVWCVSDPCVNGGRCVDLPDGYECLNNATFENDPLLYSSGGSVTHPVTDIYVELRTRSENAVILRAFWGSHLLLMGLLDMSVHVEIRSGNSVETVTFTGHRGVSDGKWHRVNISMSERERSSSPWLITVDGITDANSAPQHTGAVHFLKEKSAMVTVAESFTGCLGALRIGGIYLPYSKDPGAPQHSHFHLDGAADVRLGCSGAPVCDPDPCLNGGVCEDQFNRFSCICELGWEGGHCETDVDDCASQPCVHGSCRDFLAGFECLCQPGFTGPLCTEDIDDCENHACEHGGTCEDGPNAYICLCPENYRGPLCQWVYPPEQCGRDVQCANEGVCADGLWGANCTCVPGFTGSRCETEVNECQSNPCHNGGSCLDRFNMFVCECPPDYTGSTCDVNKQGRRQGVSWLMVVVPLLLLCALVMAICLTFMVLTARKKRQSEGAYSPSAQELAGARLEMDSMLKVPPEERLI; from the exons GGATCCTGTGCACCGCTACGTCAGAGAAGTGTCTGTCTGGACCCTGTCAGAACGGAGCTTCCTGTGTGGACACTGTGGATGACTACGCCTGCATCTGTCCCACAGGAGGGGTCCGCTACATGGGCAAAAACTGTGATGAACTTTATGATGCCTGCTTCTTTGCTCCATGTGAAAACTGCACCAGCACCCCAGGTAGCACTgagtaccagtgcatctgtacagACGGACTAAGTGGTGATAACTGCACGGAGGAGATTGATGAGTGTCACAGCAGTCCATGCTCCTATCCCCACTCTCTGTGTGTGGACCAACTGAATGGATACTTCTGCAGGTGTCCTGAAGGGTTTGGGGGGAGGGACTGCAGGGCTCATGTGACTGATTGCATCGATGGTCCTTGCATGAACAACGgcacgtgtgtgttgcagcCTGAAGGCTTTGAATGTGACTGTGCCCCCGGGTTTGAGGGGGAGACCTGTGAGGAAGACATAAATGAGTGTTTGTCAGATCCGTGCCAGAACGGAGCCATTTGTACAAACGGAGTGGCAGAGTTTCACTGCTTTTGTGTCCCTGGCTTTCAGGGATATAACTGTGAACTTGACATAAATGAATGTGCATCACGACCCTGTGAGAACAACGCCACCTGCATCAATGAGAAGGACCACTACGAGTGCGAGTGCCTGATGGGCTTTGCAG gAGTCAACTGTGAAATAGAAATAAACGAGTGTGAGTCAAATCCTTGCTGGAATGGAGCCACCTGCCATGACTTAGTTGGCATTTatgcctgtgagtgtgtgcctGGCTTTGATGGCCCAACCTGTTCCCTAGATGTTGATGAGTGTGCTAGTGAACCCTGTCAAAATGGAGCAGTTTGCCATGACATGGTCAACAG CTACAACTGTGACTGCAGTCAAACAGGATTTGAGGGGGACCTCTGTGATATTGACATCCCTGAATGTGACTCTAACCCCTGTCAGCATGGTGGTCGATGTATAGATCAGGTGAATGGATACATCTGTCTGTGCTGGCCAG GCTATGAAGGAGCAAACTGTGAGACTGATATCAACGAGTGCACTGAAGAGCCTTGTGAGAATGGAGAGTGTTTTGAGAGGTCCGATCCATCTTACTGGGAGTCTGACTGGGAGTTGACCTTTGCAGATTTAGCTGGATACATCTGCCACTGTCATCCAGGGTTTGCAG GAGAAAATTGCTCCGTCAACATCGACGAGTGTGAGTCTGAACCCTGTCAGAACGGAGCCACCTGTGAGGATCAGATCAACGCCTACACTTGTCTGTGCTCAGCAGGATTTCAAG GTGAGCTGTGTGAAGAGAACATTGACGAGTGTGAGAGTCAGCCATGTGAAAATGGAGGCTGGTGTGAGGACGGAAGAGCATCCTACAGCTGCCACTGTCCTGAGGCAGAAGCAGGACAGGTGCCCTGGGGAGGACTTCACTGCCACGTCAAGCTCTATGGCTGTGTGGACCATCAATGCATGAATGGAGCCTTTTGCCAGCCCTGGCTGGAGGAAGGACAACATGGTCACACATGCTTGTGTCCTCATGGTTTTTATGACGACCACTGCTCCACCAGAACAACATTCTCCTTCTCAACTCCTGGATTCATGCTTCTACATGCTGTTCCAGCAGAAAGTGACCACGGGGAGCTTGAGCACCATGTTCACCCTGGATTTGGAGTACAGCTGCAATTTCGAACAACTATTCCCAACATGCTTGTGTTCTTCAGAGGAGATGCAGACAGCCATCTCCTCCTGGAGATTGTGAATGGTGGTCTTCAAGCAAAAGCCTTCTCTGAGGAGTCTGAAATGAATGTAAGGTTTACTGGGTTGGTCAGTGATGGAGATTGGCGAGGCGTTCATGTCTTTTTAGATGAAGATgctctggttctggtcctgaaAGGTTCTGGCTGTGATAGAGATGGGTGCAAAGTCACTGATGTTGGTGTTGATGGACCTTTCCATCCTTCTGAGTCGTTCTCTCAGGTTTATATAGGTGGAGCACCAACAGAACTTTTAATGCACTCTTTGAGTGGCACAGGCTTTATTGGATGTATGGAAGACGTGATGGTTGATTCAAAGCCTTTCCTGCCTCAAACACTTCCAGAGGACCAAAGACCTGAACTGGGATGCAGTAAGGTTGACTGGTGTGGGGCAGACCCCTGCTATGGACATGGACACTGTGTAGACCTGTGGAGCAGCTACCAGTGTGACTGTTTCCGACCCTTCTATGGCAAGAACTGTTCCCACG AGTTCCCTTCATGGACTTTCAGCCATGAAGACACACTCAGTTTCAGTTTGTTTGAGGTTAAGAAGACCTTTGGGAGCAGCTTTAATGTGTCCTTCTTCCTAAGATCTCTAAAGCTGGATGGACTGTTGTTTCAGCTCAGGCGGCCCacggacagagagggacaggtcTACTTCTCAGTGTACCTAGGAATGGGGAGGATCTTTGTCAGCTCTCTGCCTAATGGTGCCTCACTCTCAGCCCCAGTATTTGTGACCACTGGTGAGCAGAAGCTTTTGCGAATTGAAGTCCAGAAGAACCAGGTCATCTTTGAGCATGCAGGCCTTCGCTACAGAATAGGACGTATCCCTGAGGTGTCTGTTAACAATGGAGATCAGGCATTCATAGGAGGACTTCCAGGAAACCTGGACTCTGATATGTGGGGAGGCCATTACAAAGGCTGCCTGCAGGACTTCCGTTTAAACTCAGTGCACCTGGACATGGAAGCCTGGGACATTTCAGGAGAAGAGGAACTGAATTTAGCCAGTGATACAGCGTTGATAAGAGTGGGCTGCATCAGTGACGATACATGCAAG ATGGAACCTTGCCTGAATGGAGGAGAATGTTCTGTCACATTCAACGATTTCACCTGTTCCTGTCCAGAAGAATTCACAGGAAAGACGTGTGAAACCCGTGTGTGGTGCGTCAGCGACCCCTGTGTGAACGGAGGCCGATGTGTGGATCTTCCTGATGGCTATGAAT GCCTGAACAATGCCACCTTTGAGAACGACCCTCTGCTCTACAGCTCCGGAGGCTCTGTTACTCATCCTGTCACCGACATATATGTGGAGCTGCGAACCCGTTCTGAGAACGCCGTGATCCTGAGGGCCTTCTGGGGCTCTCACCTGCTCCTGATGGGCCTGTTGGATATGTCAGTCCATGTGGAGATCCGGTCTGGGAATAGCGTTGAGAcagtgacctttacaggacatcGAGGTGTGTCTGACGGCAAATGGCACCGTGTTAACATCTCCATGAGTGAGAGGGAGCGGAGCTCCTCCCCCTGGCTCATCACTGTGGACGGAATCACAGATGCTAACAGTGCGCCGCAGCACACAGGAGCTGTCCATTTCCTCAAAGAGAAGTCGGCCATGGTGACTGTGGCAGAGAGCTTCACCGGCTGCCTGGGGGCACTGAGGATCGGAGGCATCTACCTTCCATATAGCAAAGACCCCGGAGCTCCTCAGCATTCTCACTTTCATTTagatggagcagcagatgtTCGCTTGGGCTGCTCCGGAGCCCCTGTGTGTGACCCTGACCCATGTCTAAatggaggagtgtgtgaagATCAGTTTAATAGGTTCAGCTGCATCTGTGAGCTGGGCTGGGAGGGGGGCCATTGTGAGACGGATGTGGATGACTGTGCCTCTCAGCCATGTGTTCATGGAAGCTGCAGGGACTTCCTGGCTGGGTTTGAGTGCCTTTGCCAGCCTGGATTCACTGGTCCTCTCTGCACTGAGGACATTGATGATTGTGAAAATCATGCATGTGAACACGGAGGAACCTGTGAGGATGGACCCAACGCATACATCTGCCTATGTCCTGAGAACTACAGGGGTCCTCTGTGCCA GTGGGTCTACCCTCCGGAGCAGTGTGGACGAGACGTGCAGTGTGCAAATGAGGGCGTGTGTGCCGACGGTCTGTGGGGAGCCAACTGTACCTGCGTGCCAGGATTTACAGGCAGCCG GTGTGAAACGGAGGTGAACGAGTGCCAGTCCAACCCCTGTCACAATGGAGGCTCGTGTCTGGATCGAttcaacatgtttgtgtgtgaatgcccCCCCGACTACACCGGCTCCACCTGCGACGTCAAC aaacaggGACGCAGGCAGGGGGTCTCCTGGCTGATGGTGGTCGTCCCGCTCCTACTGCTCTGCGCTCTGGTTATGGCCATCTGCCTGACTTTTATGGTACTGACAGCGAGGAAGAAGCGTCAGTCTGAGGGGGCCTACAGTCCCAGTGCTCAGGAGCTGGCTGGAGCTCGGCTGGAGATGGACAGCATGCTCAAAGTCCCCCCAGAAGAAAGACTCATCTGA